In the Candidatus Palauibacter australiensis genome, GGGCACGCAACCTCGGCGCCGAGGCGCAGGAAGGCGATCCCGATGAGTTCCTCGATGGAGCGGCGGAAGCCGGGGAAGGGCTCGGCCGGGGTTTGCTCCAGCGTCTGGTCGACGAAGATGAGCTGTTCGAGCGCGGGCTGGGTGTGTCCCGCGTTCAGGAGTTCCCGCGCGGCGTTCGCGACGCGCACGAGCATCTCCGCGCCGTCGGGCGAGGGCGGCAGGTTCGTGAGGTAGCGGAGGCGCTCGGTGTTGAGTTGCTCGTCGAGCAGGGGGTCTGCCGAGTCGGCCAGCGCGAGCAGGCGGGCGGCCATCTCGAGCGTCCCGTCCGAGGGGCCGCGGCCCGCGGGGTCGGCGGCCGGTTCTCCGCAGCCGATGGGCAGCGCGACGGCAAGCAGCGCAGCCGTCAGCCGCGCAGCCGCGAGCCGTCCCGCAGCCACCGTGAGCCGGCCCCGCGTCCGGGCCACCGCGCCGTCGACTCTCACGAACCCTCGCCTTTCCTCAGCGTCACCTCCGGCGCTCCGGCCTCCACCGGGAACGTCTCCTCGACGCCGTCCGGCCAACGTACGGTCAGGGCGCGGATGTCCGCCGCGCGCCCCAGCACCTGCACGGACCCGTTGAAGGACCAATACCCGCTCCCAAACTGGATCTCCCGCGCGGGACCCTCGCTTCCGTCGGCGTACCTCGGCCGCAGCCGGCCGCCGGCGACGCCGCGAGACGCGCCCCCCGGGGACACGCCGGCGGCCGACGCCCCGGCCGCCGACGCCCCGGCCGCCGACAGCCGAACCCGGAGGCCCGGCGCCCCGCCCTGCCCGCGGAAGATGGCGGTCTCGGCTCCGTTCTGCCCGACGGCCAGGTCCCAGCGCCCGTCGGCGTCGAAGTCGGCCACGGCGACCGCGCGGCCGTCTCCGTACGCCTCGACCCCGCTCCGCTCCGCCTCGAGGACCGTGAACCCGCCCGCCCCGTCGCCGAGCAGCACGTCGCCGCGACCCGCGTCGTGGCGCCCGAGACCCTGCGGCGTCGCAAAGTAGTTCTGCGCCAGAAAGAGGTCCTCGCGGCCGTCCCGGTCGAAGTCCGCCACGGCGACGCCGAACGCGGGGGCGAGTTGGGCGGCCGCCGGCAGCGGGCGCGGCTCGAACCGCCCCCCCGCATTGAGGAAAACGGTGTGCAGCAGCGTGACGGCGCTCGTCCGGTAGAGTCCCGTGCGTCCCGTTCCGAGGAGGTCGTCGACGGAGCTCCGGGCGAAGGTCTCGAACGTGGGGGCCGCCCGCCGCAGGAAGGGGAGCGTCCTCCCGAGCGTGAGGTAGTCGCGCACGGGACGCCGGACGCCGTCCGCACCGGTCTCGAACTCGATGAGGTCGACGAGCCCGTTCCCGTCGAAGTCGGACGCGACGGCGCCGACGGGCCGCTCGGGGCTCGCGAAGCGCCCGGTGTTCGCTCCCCACGCCGTCACCGCCAGGTCGGGGCGGCCATCCCCGTTGAAGTCTCCCGTCGCGATGCCGTTCCAGCGGCCGGTGTGCGCGGCCAGGCCCCAGGCTTCCGTCGCGTCGCTGAAGCGTCCCCCGTCGTTCTCCAGCAGCCGGACCGGTCCCCACTCCAGCGCGAGGAGGAGGTCTGGATCGCCGTCGCCGTCCACGTCTGAGAACACGGCCCCGGAGACGAGGCCGATCCCGCGCAGCGTCTCGGCGGCCTCGGCGTCAACGACCCAGTGGCCGCCCGGGTCGCCGCCCAGGTCGCCGCCCGGGTCGCCGCCCGAGTCGCCGCCCTCGGCCAGGAGCAGTCTCGAGTCGGCGGGCAGGGGGTAGGCGCCGGGGGTGGCGCGGGCGCCGGCGAAGAGGTCGAGGTCGCCGTCTCCGTCAACGTCGGCGGCCGCCAGGGGGCCCGTCGCGTGGCGGCTCGGCGGGACGGCCGGCGCGGGGCCCGCATCGAGGCGGGCGAGGGGCGGAATCGCGTCGAGGTCGGCCGGCGAGCGGGCTTCCCAGGCGCTGACGCCCGCGATGATGACCGGGCGACCGGCTGTGGGGAGCGCGATGATGGACGTGTGGTCGCCGACGGCGGGGGCGCCGATGGGCACGGGGTCCGCCAGCCGCCCGGCTTCGTTGACGGCGAGCTGGGCGCGGCCTCCCGCCCCCGCGCCGATGAGCAGGTCCGGGTCGCCATCCGCATCCGCATCCACCCACGCCACGCCCGGGCCGCCGCGGGACAGCTCGAGCGGCACGAGCGGCTGCCGGGCCAGCTCATCAAAGGCCGATTCGCCGTGCCGCCCGACCGCCTCCCTTTCGGCGAAGAGCGCCGCGCCGCTCCCCGCCCCGGCATCGCCGCCCGGCACGGCCACATGCTCCGGCTCGCCCTCGCCGGCCCCGCCATCGGGGGGCGGCTCCACCTCGTAGGCGTGGTTCGCGAGCACGCGGACGGTGCGGCTCCGCCCCGAAGGCCACGTGATCATCGCTTCGGCCGCCTCGCGATCGCCCATCGCGAAGGTGAGCCCCGGATCCGAGCCGGACAGGTAGAGGCCGCCGGAGGTCACCTGCCGCGTCTGGAGGGGGACCGTGCCCGGGCCTGGGCCCGAGCCT is a window encoding:
- a CDS encoding FG-GAP-like repeat-containing protein, with protein sequence MDGDGWVDLYLCMLDRPNVLYRNLGGWRFEDVTARSGAGLGDRLSRGAVLADAEGDGDLDLFVAVHGGTNALLLNDGSGVFEEVDAGFEGEWGSSTLALADTDGDGDLDAYFANYKTVQADDLFSPEERSPREMADRVGDELVVRPPYDRHYRLRLEGERVLRFELADPDEFYLNDGSGRFEPVGLGGGAFRGADGEPVAEVPRAWGLVARFFDADDDGDADLFVANDLGSRDGFWLNEGGVFTAASELAFRTESASSMGVDFSDIDGDGDTDFVTTEMLSPDPVRRREQVALGAAGWTPPGGHGTRVSADRNTLQLNRGDGTWAETARAAGLDASEWTWGAMFLDVELDGYEDLLITNGHGWDPLDGDTQEALRTGRIQVDWREELGVFPPLRLRNLAFRNLGDGAFVDMTRSWGYGTEPDVSHGIAAADFDRDGDRDVVITRLDEPPLILRNDAGRARVALRVLGEAGNTQAIGARVTLAAPPGTGSGPGPGTVPLQTRQVTSGGLYLSGSDPGLTFAMGDREAAEAMITWPSGRSRTVRVLANHAYEVEPPPDGGAGEGEPEHVAVPGGDAGAGSGAALFAEREAVGRHGESAFDELARQPLVPLELSRGGPGVAWVDADADGDPDLLIGAGAGGRAQLAVNEAGRLADPVPIGAPAVGDHTSIIALPTAGRPVIIAGVSAWEARSPADLDAIPPLARLDAGPAPAVPPSRHATGPLAAADVDGDGDLDLFAGARATPGAYPLPADSRLLLAEGGDSGGDPGGDLGGDPGGHWVVDAEAAETLRGIGLVSGAVFSDVDGDGDPDLLLALEWGPVRLLENDGGRFSDATEAWGLAAHTGRWNGIATGDFNGDGRPDLAVTAWGANTGRFASPERPVGAVASDFDGNGLVDLIEFETGADGVRRPVRDYLTLGRTLPFLRRAAPTFETFARSSVDDLLGTGRTGLYRTSAVTLLHTVFLNAGGRFEPRPLPAAAQLAPAFGVAVADFDRDGREDLFLAQNYFATPQGLGRHDAGRGDVLLGDGAGGFTVLEAERSGVEAYGDGRAVAVADFDADGRWDLAVGQNGAETAIFRGQGGAPGLRVRLSAAGASAAGASAAGVSPGGASRGVAGGRLRPRYADGSEGPAREIQFGSGYWSFNGSVQVLGRAADIRALTVRWPDGVEETFPVEAGAPEVTLRKGEGS